In a single window of the Cucumis melo cultivar AY chromosome 11, USDA_Cmelo_AY_1.0, whole genome shotgun sequence genome:
- the LOC127143923 gene encoding 14-3-3 protein homolog, translated as MMQRPSSYLLNTNFTIFSFLLYQTLRKKVFSQHFFPFFLSQSHHFLPSLLGSTFLGSTPGSELSVEERNLISVAYKNVIGSLRAAWRIVSSIEKNEESRKNEEHVVLVKDYRSKVESELSDVCASILQLLDSNLIPSASASESKVFYLKMKGDYNRYLAEFKDITKARKIPKRALPIICFREVSRPLSDASNTSIIDSGGKSYGCSENAGAAGTYYDAVPRSLIVSNDNLSTQTDTLLLTFPKQPLWTNVYIQNHAKALVPLFWSRVQVQGQIHLSVGAVLSFGLAHYASSEFELIAEELLMSNSVIKASSSSFCFPSIESYILAKNYSLDFLKSVFHM; from the exons ATGATGCAGAGACCTTCCTCATACCTTCTTAACACGA aCTTTACtattttctcctttcttctctaccaaaccctacgaaagaaggttttctctcaacatttcttccctttcttcctttctcaatctcatcactttctcccCTCTCTTCTTGGTTCAACATTTCTTGGTTCAACACCTGGCTCTGAGCTTTCTGTTGAGGAGCGAAATCTTATCTCTGTCGCTTACAAGAACGTGATTGGCTCACTTCGAGCTGCTTGGCGGATTGTTTCTTCCATCGAGAAAAATGAGGAGAGTCGTAAGAATGAAGAGCATGTTGTTCTTGTTAAGGATTATAGATCAAAGGTTGAGTCTGAGCTTTCCGATGTCTGCGCGAGTATTTTGCAGCTTTTGGACTCGAATCTTATTCCATCTGCCTCTGCTAGTGAGTCTAAGGTCTTCTACTTGAAGATGAAAGGGGATTACAATAGGTATTTGGCGGAGTTTAAG GACATCACAAAAGCAAGAAAGATACCGAAGCGTGCTTTGCCTATTATTTGCTTCAGAGAAGTCAGCCGCCCATTGTCGGATGCTTCAAACACTTCCATTATAGATTCAG GGGGGAAGAGTTATGGGTGTTCTGAAAATGCGGGTGCTGCAGGAACGTATTACGATGCTGTGCCTCGAAGCCTTATTGTTAGCAATGACAACTTATCTACTCAGACGGATACACTTCTTCTAACATTTCCCAAGCAGCCTCTTTGGACAAATGTGTACATTCAAAACCATGCTAAGGCTTTGGTTCCTTTGTTTTGGAGCCGTGTACAG GTTCAAGGACAAATTCATTTATCAGTTGGTGCAGTCCTGTCCTTTGGGCTTGCTCATTACGCATCATCAGAATTTGAGTTAATTGCAGAAGAGCTTCTTATGAGCAATTCTGTTATTAAGGCAAGTAGCAGCTCCTTTTGTTTCCCATCTATCGAGAGCTATATTTTAGCCAAAAATTATTCTTTGGACTTTCTCAAGAGTGTGTTTCATATGTAA